One region of Cinclus cinclus chromosome 1, bCinCin1.1, whole genome shotgun sequence genomic DNA includes:
- the PARP10 gene encoding protein mono-ADP-ribosyltransferase PARP10: MAGGVLEVQGVPPDAPEELLVLYFESRRRSGGGPVQSCQRLGPLLFLTFEDPQDAQNVLAHGSHRLGGAELGVRPAPPWDPTHLLLHSLDPKNPPENLDVPLETLLGVPPGTATLCQGPVPGWSLLHLQEPLTPPGGIGGHGGDAGGDWDGGISGRGGGGTGRGVGDVRGASAARPAELASAEQRARQQGLALLRVPQSPSVLVRAPGPVPSRDLLELYFENRRSGGGRVRDVRPLPGGRGTVVTFQEPAAAERVLQRPHRLQDAVLELVPHYPFLEPLQGSTDLPLDTVPTLDRARSPDTELLLLTEPSPDADCPPDTAPSVARANAPPSAAAAAQLPAAPTSRPVPGQPSAVVPSRDKDTEGFGTAPSQAQHPGPVSVGVPDSMLAVLVQDEVLVPAEPGALRYLQQHHQDVLGSIPEVSLLLLEGEDISGFRVSGEPGKCQAVADFLQSLLDSVASHPTTLRFPGVARFLRDLAGQSLLQQLESRFQCVIQLEGEPWNPPDPQLELEELLPPSSHGDSRSHSWHRDLPEGNNTAADNGDDDDGFHSNAEEIKEVMAALHPSNAGGRGSPEPWPGTVPDGEWDPKDEIPGEDGARDLLSDTRVEEEVQMALAIQYSMDNTWCEEQDLARATALSLRSYSREQRQEQAQEDAGLLAALEASLEEALQAADAACATVFCSLEQDASTVQQELERALAGKLRAREVASERLRALPAAGRCALTLLRRRHAVHVVLRGDTATLHGFADYVGPAARDLASLLQRLPQSGHGATAATTTAHWVRWDPSGTAVPYAPEAAALLERAWSHQERRLDLVLDGRPFTVDLERMEEFDIGSARAVPVCRSQPPLDSTCCPLGPEVLGLEEEVRLMALAEDSEEFCDTVQHFCGTLEELHSQLSVVQVQKLIHPVLYKQYQLKKGSVKRACAAGTAVERVLFHGTTKASSREICLHGFNRSFCGKNATLYGLGVYFAARSAVSARDRYSPPSADGTKFIFMAKVLTGEFTAGRPGLRAPPLREGSGVPQRFHSVVDDTRQPEIFVIFNDTQAYPQYLITCRSLHGGPL, from the exons ATGGCAGGGGGGGTGCTGGAGGTTCAGGGGGTCCCCCCCGACGCCCCCGAGGAGCTGCTGGTCCTGTACTTCGAGAGCCGGCGGCGGTCGGGGGGGGGGCCCGTGCAGAGCTGCCAGCGCCTTGgccccctcctcttcctcaccttCGAGGACCCCCAAG ACGCACAGAATGTGCTGGCCCACGGCAGCCACCGGCTTGGGGGGGCCGAGCTGGGGGTGCGCCCGGCCCCCCCCTGGGACCCCACccacctgctgctgcacagcctcgatcccaaaaacccccccGAGAACCTGGACGTACCCCTGGAGACCCTTCTGGGGGTcccccctggcactgccaccctgtgccagggccctgtgccaggctggagcctgcTGCACCTGCAGGAGCCCCTCACCCCCCCAGGTGGGATTGGGGGCCATGGGGGGGACGCGGGAGGGGATTGGGAT GGTGGCATTTCGGGGCGCGGGGGCGGTGGCACGGGCCGTGGGGTTGGCGACGTGCGCGGTGCCAGCGCCGCCCGTCCCGCAGAGCTGGCGTCGGCGGAGCAGCGTGCGCGGCAGCAGGGGCTGGCGCTGCTGCGGGTCCCACAGAGCCCCTCGGTGCTGGTGCGGGCACCGGGTCCGGTTCCGAGCCGGGACCTGCTCGAGCTCTACTTCGAGAACCGGCGCAGCGGAGGCGGCCGCGTCAGGGACGTGAGGCCGCTGCCAGGTGGGCGCGGGACCGTCGTCACCTTCCAGGAGCCGGCAG CCGCAGAGCGGGTGCTGCAGAGGCCACACCGGCTGCAGGACGCGGTGCTGGAGCTCGTCCCCCACTACCCCTTCCTGGAGCCGCTGCAGGGGAGCACGGACCTGCCCCTGGACACTGTCCCCACTCTGGACAGGGCCCGTTCTCCTGACAcggagctcctgctgctcacgGAGCCCTCGCCGGACGCAGATTGCCCGCCGGACACAGCCCCCAGCGTGGCACGCGCGAACGCCCCGCCGAGCGCGGCCGCCGCAGCGCAGCTGCCGGCGGCGCCGACGTCGCGCCCGGTGCCAGGGCAGCCGTCAGCCGTCGTCCCCAGTAGGGACAAGGACACTGAGGGGTTCGGGACCGCGCCCAGCCAGGCCCAGCACCCGGGGCCTGTGTCCGTGGGGGTCCCGGACTCGATGttggctgtgctggtgcaggACGAGGTGCTGGTGCCGGCGGAGCCGGGAGCTCTGCGgtacctgcagcagcaccaccagGACGTGCTCGGCAGCATCCCCGaagtgtccctgctgctgctggagggggaGGACATCTCTGGGTTCCGG GTGAGTGGGGAGCCAGGCAAGTGCCAGGCAGTGGCGgatttcctgcagagcctgctggACTCGGTGGCCTCGCACCCCACAACGCTGCGCTTCCCTGGTGTTGCTCGCTTCCTGCGGGACCTGGCCGGGCAgagcctcctccagcagctggagagccGCTTCCAGTGTGTCATCCAGCTGGAAGGTGAACCCTGGAATCCTCCAGATCCCCAG ctggagctggaggagctgctgcccccAAGCAGCCACGGGGACTCCCGGTCACACTCCTGGCACCGGGACCTTCCCGAGGGCAACAACACCGCTGCTGAcaatggtgatgatgatgatggctTTCATTCCAACGCAG AGGAGATCAAGgaggtgatggcagcgctgcaCCCGAGCAACGCCGGCGGCCGTGGCAGCCCCGAGCCGTGGCCTGGCACCGTCCCCGACGGCGAGTGGGACCCCAAGGATGAGATCCCTGGTGAGGACGGTGCCAGGGATCTGCTGTCGGACACTagggtggaggaggaggtgcAGATGGCCCTGGCCATCCAGTACTCCATGGACAACACGTGGTGCGAGGAGCAGGACCTGGCGCGTGCCACCGCTCTGTCCCTGCGCTCCTACAGCCGGGAGCAGCGGCAGGAGCAGGCCCAGGAGGACGCCGGGCTGCTGGCCGCGCTGGAAGCCTCGCTGGAGGAGGCGCTGCAGGCGGCAGACGCGGCGTGCGCGACGGTGTTCTGCTCCTTGGAGCAGGACGCCTCGAcggtgcagcaggagctggagcggGCGCTGGCGGGGAAGCTGCGGGCGCGGGAGGTGGCGAGCGAGCGGCTGCGGGCGCTACCGGCCGCCGGGCGCTGTGCGCTGACCCTGCTGCGACGCCGGCACGCCGTGCATGTCGTCCTGCGCGGCGACACCGCCACGCTGCACGGCTTCGCCGACTACGTGGGCCCTGCCGCCCGAGACCTCGCATCGCTGCTGCAACGTCTGCCACAGTCGGGGCACGGTGCCACCGCTGCCACCACCACCGCGCATTGGGTGCGCTGGGACCCCTCTGGCACCGCTGTCCCCTACGCCCCCGAGGCGGCGGCGCTGCTGGAGCGGGCCTGGTCGCACCAGGAGCGCCGGCTGGATCTGGTGCTGGACGGGCGACCCTTCACCGTGGATTTGGAGCGCATGGAGGAGTTCGACATCGGCAGCGCCCGTGCCGTGCCCGTCTGCCGCAGCCAGCCCCCGCTGGACAGCACCTGCTGCCCGCTCG GGCCAGAGGTGCttgggctggaggaggaggtgaggcTGATGGCGCTGGCTGAGGACTCGGAGGAGTTCTGTGACACGGTGCAGCATTTCTGCGGGACgctggaggagctgcacagCCAGCTCAGCGTCGTGCAG GTGCAGAAGCTGATCCATCCAGTGCTGTACAAGCAGTACCAGCTGAAGAAAGGCAGCGTGAAGCGTGCCTGTGCCGCCGGCACCGCCGTGGAGCGCGTCCTCTTCCATGGCACCACCAAGGCCTCCAGCCGTGAGATCTGCCTGCATGGCTTCAACCGCAGCTTCTGTGGCAAGAACG CCACCCTCTACGGCCTCGGCGTGTACTTCGCGGCGCGTTCGGCCGTCTCGGCGCGGGACCGGTACTCGCCGCCCAGCGCCGACGGCACCAAGTTCATCTTCATGGCCAAGGTGCTGACCGGGGAGTTCACGGCCGGGAGGCCGGGGCTGAGGGCACCCCCACTGCGAGAGGGCTCCGGGGTCCCCCAGCGCTTCCACAGCGTCGTGGACGACACCCGGCAACCCGAAATCTTCGTCATCTTCAACGACACCCAGGCCTACCCGCAGTACCTCATCACCTGCCGCAGCCTCCACGGGGGCCCCCTCTGA
- the GRINA gene encoding protein lifeguard 1 codes for MSHEKSFLVTNDGFGGQQPPTAPPAYPQPPYPVAPYPQPQFAPTPYPQPGFTQGPGPYPPPGPYPPAGPYPPGPYPPPGPYPQGPYAQPPYAQPQPMVPGDQDSPLHSTYHEDGPPSYYDNQDFPSSHWDDKSIRQAFIRKVFLVLTLQLTVTFAFVTVFTFVKGVRGFVQRNVWTYYVSYAVFFISLIVLSCCGDFRRKHPWNLVSLSILTVSLSYMVGMIASFYDTEAVIMAVGITVVVCFTVVIFSLQTKYDFTSCRGVLVICLVVLILFSILCIFIRNRIMDIVYASLGALLFTCFLAVDTQLILGNKQLALSPEEYIFAALNLYTDIINIFLYILAIIGRAKE; via the exons ATGTCCCACGAGAAGAGTTTCCTGGTGACCAACGACGGCTTTGGGGGGCAGCAACCACCGACAGCCCCCCCAGCCTACCCCCAGCCCCCCTACCCTGTCGCCCCGTACCCCCAGCCCCAGTTTGCCCCCACGCCCTATCCCCAGCCGGGTTTCACACAGGGCCCGGGGCCGTACCCGCCACCGGGGCCGTACCCCCCTGCCGGGCCGTACCCCCCCGGGCCGTACCCCCCACCCGGGCCCTACCCACAGGGCCCCTATGCCCAGCCACCCtatgcccagccccagcccatggTCCCTGGAGACCAAGACT CCCCACTGCACAGCACCTACCACGAGGACGGGCCCCCCTCCTACTATGACAACCAGGACTTCCCATCGTCGCACTGGGACGACAAGAGCATCCGGCAGGCCTTCATCCGCAAG gtgttccTGGTGCTCACGCTGCAGCTGACCGTCACCTTCGCCTTCGTGACCGTCTTCACCTTCGTCAAAGGCGTGCGGGGCTTCGTGCAGCGCAACGTGTGGACGTACTACGTGTCCTACGCCGTGTTCTTCATCTCCCTCATCGTCCTCAGCTGCTGCGGAGACTTCCGCCGCAAGCACCCCTGGAACCTCGTGTCCCTG TCCATCCTGACCGTCAGCCTGTCCTACATGGTGGGGATGATCGCCAGCTTCTATGACACCGAGGCTGTCATCATGGCTGTCGGCATCACCGTCGTCGTCTGCTTCACCGTCGTCATCTTCTCCCTGCAG ACCAAGTACGACTTCACCTCGTGCCGGGGTGTCCTCGTCATCTGCCTCGTCGTGCTCATCCTCTTCTCCATCCTCTGCATCTTCATCCGGAACCGCATCATGGACATCGTCTACGCCTCGCTGGGGGCCCTGCTCTTCACCTGC TTCCTGGCAGTGGACACACAGCTGATCCTGGGGAACAAGCAGCTGGCTCTGAGCCCTGAGGAGTACATCTTCGCCGCTCTCAACCTCTACACCGACATCATCAACATCTTCCTCTACATCCTCGCCATCATCGGCAGGGCCAAGGAGTAG